Proteins encoded together in one Hymenobacter monticola window:
- a CDS encoding DNA/RNA non-specific endonuclease, with amino-acid sequence MAPTAQAPATNAFPETFESGSKGAYEEADETLATGVWHFQDALIGSSAQDHKNGAHAARLRNMGRLSMRFNAVAGVRRIRISAAAYGSDGPSTWELWLSRDGGRTYSRTGQPVVTSGPGLKTHVFAGLANEPLRLEIRKTSGPNNRLDIDDIVLETATGPAVAVGAGAAGGYFENRDKTPAPITQNQTPNTPNPAPTAGTGTGVAQDPNDSNLALGNPSGATSDPANATNYLLVHPEFTIGYNANRGIPTWVSWHIDKADLGEAPRQNNFRPDAALPRQFYQVTPASYARSGFDKGHNCPSGDRTADLDANANTFLMTNMVPQAPKNNQQAWAHLEEYGRSQVQRGQEIYVIMGSYGRGGTGANGFAQTLDQGRVTVPARIWKVMVILPDGTNDLQRLATGPTVRVLAIDTPNDNNTINPDWRQYLTSVDKIEAATGLDLLSALPRPVQARLQKLVDSGRAE; translated from the coding sequence ATGGCACCAACTGCCCAGGCACCAGCTACTAACGCGTTTCCTGAAACCTTCGAGTCGGGCAGCAAAGGCGCTTACGAGGAAGCCGACGAAACGCTGGCTACCGGGGTCTGGCACTTTCAGGACGCCCTCATCGGAAGCAGCGCCCAAGACCACAAGAATGGCGCCCACGCGGCCCGCCTGCGCAATATGGGCCGGCTTTCGATGCGCTTTAACGCGGTAGCGGGCGTGCGGCGCATCCGCATTTCGGCGGCGGCCTACGGCTCCGACGGGCCCAGCACCTGGGAGCTGTGGCTGAGCCGCGACGGCGGCCGCACCTACTCGCGCACCGGCCAGCCGGTGGTCACGAGCGGGCCCGGCCTGAAAACGCACGTCTTCGCCGGCCTCGCCAACGAGCCCCTGCGGCTGGAAATCCGCAAAACCAGCGGCCCCAACAACCGGCTTGACATTGACGACATCGTGCTGGAAACCGCCACCGGTCCCGCCGTGGCCGTGGGTGCCGGCGCCGCGGGCGGCTACTTCGAGAACCGCGACAAAACGCCTGCTCCCATTACCCAGAACCAAACACCCAACACCCCTAATCCGGCGCCCACTGCTGGTACGGGCACCGGCGTAGCCCAAGACCCCAACGACAGCAACCTGGCTCTGGGCAACCCCAGCGGCGCTACCTCCGACCCTGCCAACGCCACCAACTACCTGCTGGTGCATCCCGAATTCACCATCGGCTACAACGCCAACCGCGGCATCCCCACCTGGGTAAGCTGGCATATCGACAAAGCCGACCTCGGCGAAGCGCCGCGTCAGAACAATTTCCGCCCCGATGCGGCCCTGCCCCGCCAGTTTTATCAGGTGACGCCCGCCAGCTACGCCCGCTCCGGCTTCGACAAAGGCCACAACTGCCCCAGCGGCGACCGCACCGCCGACCTCGACGCCAACGCCAACACCTTCCTGATGACCAACATGGTGCCCCAGGCGCCCAAAAACAATCAGCAAGCCTGGGCTCACCTCGAAGAATACGGCCGCAGCCAGGTGCAGCGCGGCCAGGAAATCTACGTCATCATGGGCAGCTACGGGCGCGGCGGCACCGGCGCCAACGGCTTCGCCCAAACCCTCGACCAGGGCCGCGTGACCGTGCCCGCCCGCATCTGGAAAGTCATGGTCATCCTGCCCGATGGCACCAACGACCTGCAGCGCCTCGCCACCGGCCCCACCGTGCGCGTGCTGGCCATCGACACGCCTAACGACAACAACACCATCAACCCCGACTGGCGGCAGTACCTTACCTCCGTCGATAAAATCGAAGCCGCCACCGGCCTCGACCTGCTCAGCGCCCTGCCCCGCCCCGTGCAGGCCCGCCTGCAGAAGCTGGTCGACAGCGGCCGCGCCGAATAG
- a CDS encoding DoxX-like family protein, which produces MHQLFTYLIALVWLANGLLCKVLMLVPRHAAIVARILGTEHAPLITRLIGLGEIGMAVWVVSGVKPRWCALAQIGLILSMNTLEALLAPDLLLWGRANAFFAVLFCLLIYYHSFRAARPFPE; this is translated from the coding sequence ATGCACCAACTTTTCACCTATCTCATTGCCCTGGTGTGGCTGGCCAACGGCCTGCTCTGCAAAGTGCTGATGCTGGTGCCGCGCCACGCCGCCATTGTGGCCCGTATTTTAGGGACTGAACATGCGCCGCTGATCACCCGCCTCATCGGGCTGGGCGAAATCGGGATGGCCGTTTGGGTGGTGAGCGGCGTCAAGCCGCGCTGGTGCGCCCTGGCCCAAATCGGGCTTATTCTGTCTATGAACACGTTGGAAGCGCTGCTGGCGCCTGACCTGCTGCTGTGGGGCCGCGCCAACGCTTTTTTCGCGGTCCTGTTTTGCTTGCTCATCTACTACCACTCCTTTAGGGCCGCCCGGCCCTTCCCGGAATAA
- a CDS encoding DUF2071 domain-containing protein, whose amino-acid sequence MLSWLKTHPFPVEAFFEHSLVLTFAVPQAELQALLPAPLLVDTFAEGWGFLAVALVQTRHLRPQGLPQWLGQDFFLIGYRAFVRYPSPIGKRLRGLYILRSETDKKRMTALGDLFTHYRYHTVDIAQQQTGGRLRIESQQANFHVALAPPTPEVPLPPHSPFATWAEARRFAGPLPFTFSADARAGRVLIVEGVREHWQPQPVAVESYRVGFLEQLGFSQLHLANAFAVHDIPYSWKKGRT is encoded by the coding sequence ATGCTGTCTTGGCTCAAAACCCACCCTTTTCCGGTCGAAGCCTTTTTCGAGCATTCGCTGGTGCTCACCTTCGCCGTGCCGCAGGCCGAGTTGCAGGCGCTACTGCCGGCGCCCTTACTGGTCGATACCTTCGCCGAGGGCTGGGGCTTTCTGGCGGTGGCCTTGGTGCAAACGCGGCATTTGCGCCCCCAGGGATTGCCACAGTGGCTGGGGCAGGACTTTTTTCTGATTGGCTACCGCGCGTTCGTGCGCTACCCCTCGCCCATCGGCAAGCGCCTGCGAGGCCTTTACATTCTGCGTTCCGAAACCGATAAAAAGCGCATGACGGCCCTGGGCGACCTATTCACCCACTACCGCTACCACACCGTCGATATCGCGCAGCAGCAAACCGGCGGCCGCCTGCGCATCGAGTCGCAGCAGGCCAATTTTCACGTTGCGCTGGCCCCGCCCACGCCCGAGGTGCCGCTGCCGCCCCACTCGCCCTTCGCCACCTGGGCCGAAGCCCGTCGCTTTGCCGGCCCCCTGCCCTTTACCTTTTCGGCCGATGCCCGGGCGGGCCGTGTGCTGATTGTGGAGGGCGTGCGCGAGCATTGGCAGCCGCAGCCCGTGGCCGTGGAAAGCTACCGGGTTGGCTTTCTCGAACAGCTGGGCTTCAGCCAATTGCATCTGGCCAATGCCTTTGCGGTGCACGACATTCCGTATTCGTGGAAAAAAGGCCGCACCTAG
- a CDS encoding class I SAM-dependent methyltransferase, with the protein METIRKPLQGLWNVVRFNWPLYLVAGGAALALAGVGLAGPAAWRPYAGLLLALALLPLLVSLLVTAYAYDFSGLYRFDWLLKARPAPTAILTLSAGFDEISAPLAQHYPTASLLAADFYDAARHTEASIARARRAYPPYPGTRVVDTRAALPLPAGSLDLVVAFLAAHEIRDATERAAFFREIARALAPAGTVVVTEHLRDPANFLAYTVGFLHFHSRQAWLATFQAAGLRVEREVKITPFITSFFLRPNGSAA; encoded by the coding sequence ATGGAAACCATAAGAAAACCGCTGCAGGGCCTCTGGAACGTGGTGCGCTTTAACTGGCCGCTCTACCTCGTGGCCGGGGGCGCAGCGCTGGCATTAGCCGGCGTGGGGCTAGCGGGGCCGGCCGCCTGGCGCCCCTACGCCGGGCTGCTGCTGGCCCTGGCGCTCCTGCCGCTGCTGGTGTCGCTGCTCGTCACGGCCTATGCCTACGACTTTTCGGGCTTGTACCGGTTCGATTGGCTTTTGAAAGCAAGGCCGGCGCCCACCGCCATACTCACGCTGAGCGCTGGTTTCGACGAAATCAGCGCGCCGCTGGCGCAACATTACCCGACGGCCAGCTTGCTGGCGGCCGACTTCTACGATGCCGCCCGCCACACCGAAGCGTCCATCGCCCGGGCCCGGCGCGCCTACCCGCCCTACCCCGGCACCCGCGTGGTAGATACCCGCGCCGCCCTGCCGTTGCCGGCGGGTTCCCTCGATTTGGTCGTGGCCTTTCTGGCGGCCCACGAAATCCGGGACGCCACCGAGCGGGCCGCCTTCTTCCGGGAAATAGCCCGGGCGCTGGCCCCGGCCGGCACCGTCGTGGTGACCGAACACCTGCGCGACCCGGCCAATTTTCTGGCCTACACCGTCGGCTTTCTGCATTTTCATTCGCGGCAAGCGTGGCTGGCTACCTTCCAGGCGGCCGGGCTGCGCGTGGAGCGGGAAGTTAAAATCACGCCGTTCATCACCTCCTTCTTCCTGCGTCCCAATGGTTCTGCAGCTTAA
- a CDS encoding alpha/beta hydrolase family protein: MRRLLLLGCFLLLNNWAWALKPSRDWVATPDSLGLRYQTTFLATPDHAQLAGWIVEPAANVPDRHTTMVMAYGDMNNMSYFLHQARALSQGGYRVYMFDYRGFGHSSDFAIDRQQLYYPEFSTDLRTVLADARQRYPRSHTGIIGFSMGTIMGSEVAATSKCDFLIAEGYVASPQRLAAAALQRSQKVVSLPAEAADYALVARRVHCPWLLVGGTADVNTPLADSVAVARQPRRWRQRRQVLCFEGGHQEGFYRLSEAAYGDKYVREVTRFLAAKRS, from the coding sequence ATGCGCCGTTTGCTACTGTTAGGTTGTTTCCTGTTGCTTAACAATTGGGCCTGGGCCCTCAAGCCCAGCCGCGACTGGGTAGCCACCCCCGACTCGCTGGGCCTGCGCTACCAGACCACTTTCCTTGCCACGCCCGACCACGCCCAGCTGGCTGGCTGGATAGTGGAGCCCGCCGCCAACGTGCCCGACCGCCACACCACCATGGTGATGGCCTACGGCGACATGAACAACATGTCGTACTTCCTGCACCAGGCACGGGCCTTGAGCCAGGGCGGCTACCGGGTATATATGTTCGACTACCGCGGTTTTGGGCACAGCAGCGACTTCGCCATCGACCGGCAGCAACTTTATTACCCCGAATTCAGCACCGACCTGCGCACCGTGCTGGCCGATGCCCGGCAGCGCTACCCGCGCAGCCACACGGGCATCATCGGCTTCTCAATGGGCACCATCATGGGGTCGGAAGTGGCCGCCACCAGCAAATGTGACTTCCTCATTGCCGAGGGCTACGTAGCCAGTCCGCAGCGGCTGGCGGCCGCCGCTTTGCAGCGCAGCCAGAAGGTGGTATCCTTGCCCGCCGAGGCGGCCGACTACGCCTTGGTGGCGCGCCGGGTGCATTGCCCCTGGCTGCTGGTAGGCGGCACCGCCGATGTAAACACGCCGCTGGCCGATTCGGTGGCCGTAGCCCGCCAACCCCGCCGCTGGCGCCAGCGCCGGCAGGTGCTCTGCTTCGAGGGCGGGCACCAGGAGGGTTTCTACCGCCTGAGCGAGGCCGCGTACGGCGACAAATACGTGCGTGAGGTAACCCGCTTTTTGGCGGCAAAGCGGAGCTAA
- a CDS encoding nuclease A inhibitor family protein, which produces MPSIFSRIVSGELPAFKVAEDGRHLAFLDITPLVEGHVLVIPKKEVDYIFDLPADELAGLHVFAQRVAKGLKAAVPCKRVGVAVIGLEVPHAHIHLIPMQTVQDLNFTNPKIKVPEARMQELAAAIAAKVDGGSGLDEAKSAAKSGAGAGAPVPPELQKQVAGLHFLSESDAPLEAVAYAAPGGELSNALLLKLLGEPADAKVETVELTQFLRNHTSDDGVLNDVALSNRYKGLQMFMKQDMDGTQVYRVGKGPQIHAYALGRTMDGTLAGFKTVLTET; this is translated from the coding sequence ATGCCTTCCATTTTCTCCCGCATTGTTTCCGGCGAGCTTCCGGCGTTTAAAGTAGCCGAAGACGGCCGCCACCTGGCATTTCTCGACATCACGCCCTTGGTGGAGGGCCACGTGCTGGTGATTCCCAAGAAGGAAGTTGACTACATTTTCGACTTGCCGGCTGATGAACTGGCGGGTCTGCACGTGTTTGCCCAGCGCGTGGCCAAGGGATTGAAAGCCGCCGTGCCCTGCAAGCGCGTGGGCGTGGCCGTGATTGGGCTGGAGGTGCCACACGCCCACATCCACCTGATACCCATGCAAACGGTGCAGGACCTCAACTTCACCAACCCTAAAATCAAGGTGCCCGAGGCCCGCATGCAGGAATTAGCCGCCGCCATTGCCGCCAAAGTAGACGGTGGCAGCGGCTTGGACGAGGCCAAAAGCGCCGCCAAATCGGGCGCCGGAGCTGGCGCACCCGTGCCGCCGGAGCTGCAGAAACAAGTAGCCGGCCTACACTTCCTGAGCGAGTCGGACGCCCCGCTCGAAGCCGTGGCCTACGCCGCGCCGGGCGGCGAGCTGAGCAACGCCCTGCTGCTCAAGCTGCTGGGCGAGCCCGCCGATGCCAAAGTGGAAACCGTGGAGCTCACGCAGTTCCTGCGCAACCACACCTCCGACGACGGCGTGCTGAACGACGTGGCGCTTTCCAACCGCTACAAGGGCCTGCAAATGTTTATGAAACAGGACATGGACGGCACGCAGGTGTACCGCGTGGGCAAGGGCCCGCAAATCCACGCCTATGCCCTAGGCCGGACGATGGACGGCACCCTGGCCGGCTTCAAAACGGTGCTGACCGAAACCTGA
- the greA gene encoding transcription elongation factor GreA — protein sequence MASTINYYTAEGLQKLKDELQDLKIRGRAKAAEDLREARDKGDLSENAEYDAAKDAQGLLELKISKLEEVVGNARLIDETNMDFSKVLIMSKVKLKNLKNNMVLNYTLVAEEEANLAAGKISVKSPIGKGLLGKSAGDTAEITVPAGKLQFEILEITR from the coding sequence ATGGCCAGCACCATCAATTATTACACCGCCGAAGGCCTGCAAAAACTGAAGGACGAACTCCAGGACCTCAAAATCCGGGGCCGGGCCAAGGCCGCCGAAGACCTGCGCGAAGCCCGCGACAAAGGCGACCTGAGCGAGAACGCCGAGTACGACGCCGCCAAAGACGCCCAGGGCCTGCTGGAACTCAAAATTTCCAAGCTCGAAGAGGTGGTGGGCAACGCCCGCCTCATCGACGAAACCAACATGGATTTCAGCAAGGTGCTCATCATGAGCAAGGTGAAGCTGAAAAACCTGAAAAACAACATGGTGCTCAACTACACCCTGGTAGCCGAGGAAGAAGCCAACCTGGCCGCCGGCAAAATCTCGGTGAAGTCGCCCATCGGCAAGGGCCTGCTCGGCAAATCGGCCGGCGACACGGCCGAAATCACGGTGCCCGCCGGCAAGCTGCAGTTCGAGATTCTGGAGATTACGCGGTAG
- a CDS encoding NAD(P)-dependent oxidoreductase, whose amino-acid sequence MSFCLVVDEMHHSLLPLLTEIGVAADYQPELTAAEIPAALAARPYEGLVVRSKLRVTADLLAHGPQLRYVARAGAGTDNIDEAAMLAAGVTLLNAPEGNRDAVGEFAVGLLLALFRNIVRADGEVRRGEWHREANRGEEVGGKTIGLLGYGHMGRAFARRLGAFGCTVLAHDVDSSIASDDNAELVGPAELQARADVLSLHIPYSKANHHFVNETLLAGFARPIWLLNTARGEVLDHAALVGALQSGRVRGAALDVLDNEKLSTLTPGQQANFDFLRQAPNVVLTPHVGGWTHESYRRINEVLVKKIRAFRAGELGRVAGS is encoded by the coding sequence ATGAGCTTCTGCCTCGTCGTCGACGAAATGCACCATTCGCTGCTGCCGCTGCTGACCGAAATCGGCGTGGCGGCGGACTACCAGCCGGAGCTAACGGCAGCCGAAATTCCCGCCGCGCTGGCCGCCCGGCCCTACGAGGGCCTGGTGGTGCGCAGCAAGCTGCGCGTGACGGCCGACCTGCTGGCCCATGGACCGCAGCTGCGCTACGTGGCCCGCGCCGGCGCCGGCACCGACAACATCGACGAAGCCGCCATGTTGGCCGCCGGCGTGACGCTGCTCAATGCGCCGGAGGGCAACCGCGACGCGGTGGGAGAGTTTGCCGTGGGGCTGCTGCTGGCGCTTTTCCGCAACATCGTGCGGGCCGATGGCGAGGTGCGGCGCGGCGAGTGGCACCGCGAAGCCAACCGGGGCGAGGAAGTAGGGGGCAAAACCATCGGTTTGCTGGGCTACGGGCACATGGGGCGGGCGTTTGCGCGGCGGCTGGGCGCTTTTGGCTGCACGGTGCTGGCGCACGATGTAGACTCTTCTATTGCTTCCGATGACAATGCCGAACTGGTGGGCCCGGCCGAGCTGCAGGCCCGCGCCGACGTGCTCAGCCTGCACATTCCTTATTCCAAAGCCAACCACCATTTCGTGAATGAGACGCTGCTGGCCGGTTTCGCACGGCCTATCTGGCTGCTGAACACGGCCCGGGGTGAAGTGCTCGACCACGCGGCGCTGGTGGGAGCGTTGCAAAGCGGCCGGGTGCGGGGCGCGGCGCTCGATGTGCTTGACAACGAAAAGCTCAGCACGCTGACGCCCGGCCAACAGGCCAACTTTGATTTTCTGCGGCAGGCGCCCAACGTGGTGCTCACGCCGCACGTGGGCGGCTGGACGCACGAGAGCTACCGGCGCATCAACGAGGTGCTGGTAAAGAAAATTAGGGCGTTTCGGGCTGGCGAGTTGGGCAGAGTAGCGGGGAGCTAA
- the rsmA gene encoding 16S rRNA (adenine(1518)-N(6)/adenine(1519)-N(6))-dimethyltransferase RsmA translates to MVRPKKHLGQHFLADPNIARNIVGALQLPDAVRTVLEIGPGMGVLTQYLLENPAYQTSVVEIDTESVAYLKEHYPALDGRIFATDFLKQNLGELFPEQPLAIIGNFPYNISSQIFFAVLNNRQQVREVVGMIQKEVAERLAEPPGSKTYGILSVLLQAYYKIEYLFTVPPHVFNPPPKVDSAVVRLTRNTTERLDCDEKLFFRVVKQAFQTRRKTLRNALKPFGMPAEATTDPIFDRRAETLGVAEFVGLTRHVAQHMAGGAALPELDASDVVE, encoded by the coding sequence GTGGTACGTCCCAAAAAACACCTGGGCCAGCACTTCCTGGCCGACCCCAACATTGCCCGCAACATTGTGGGCGCCCTGCAGCTGCCCGACGCCGTGCGCACGGTGCTGGAAATTGGCCCCGGCATGGGGGTGCTCACTCAGTACCTGCTCGAGAACCCCGCTTACCAAACCAGCGTGGTCGAAATTGACACCGAGTCGGTGGCCTATCTGAAGGAGCATTACCCGGCGCTGGACGGACGCATTTTCGCCACCGATTTTCTCAAGCAGAACCTCGGTGAACTGTTCCCGGAACAGCCGCTGGCCATTATCGGCAACTTTCCCTACAATATCAGCAGCCAGATTTTCTTTGCCGTGCTCAATAACCGCCAGCAGGTGCGCGAGGTGGTGGGCATGATTCAGAAGGAGGTGGCGGAGCGCCTGGCCGAGCCGCCCGGCTCGAAAACCTACGGCATCCTGAGCGTGCTGCTGCAGGCTTATTATAAGATTGAGTACTTGTTCACGGTGCCGCCGCACGTATTCAACCCGCCGCCCAAGGTCGACTCGGCCGTGGTGCGCCTCACCCGCAACACCACCGAGCGGCTGGACTGCGATGAGAAGCTGTTTTTCCGGGTGGTGAAGCAGGCGTTCCAAACGCGCCGCAAGACGCTGCGCAACGCCCTGAAACCCTTCGGTATGCCCGCCGAAGCTACTACGGACCCCATTTTCGACCGCCGGGCCGAGACCTTGGGCGTGGCCGAGTTTGTGGGCCTCACGCGGCACGTGGCCCAGCACATGGCCGGCGGCGCAGCGCTGCCGGAGTTGGATGCCAGCGACGTGGTGGAATAG
- a CDS encoding TSUP family transporter, with the protein MPADANAIPVSPATGPPPDAAAQNTLFPVLLKLENRRVLLVGGGPVALEKLGSILRHSPAMAVTLVAPNILPALRELAAQHPQVQLHQRPFLDADLDGHDLLFLATNDPALHRYIGAAAAQRRLLTHVADEPDLCDFQLSPVPAKGNLAMAGAAHRGPGYETPATAYWRRVATGALATFALFIFINILSYYVTWQQAWDLARSSGTFYTFVAVGFAAQLIDGMLGMGYGVVSAISLMSLGLSPVSVSASIHTAEMFASGASGYQHYRFGNVNKKLFRVLLLPGIAGSIGGAYLLSRFGEEYANWVKPLLAAYLLILGLRILSKALRPQRDKRRKVKNAGWLAGAGGFLDSFGGGGWGPLVTSTLITNGRTPRYVIGTVSLVEFFVTFASAFTFFAMKGLSHWQIVAGLIVGGVAAAPIAARLAGRIPTRWMFVGVGLMVILWSLWALRKVVF; encoded by the coding sequence ATGCCTGCCGACGCCAACGCCATTCCCGTCTCGCCCGCCACTGGCCCGCCGCCCGATGCAGCGGCGCAAAACACGCTGTTTCCGGTTTTGCTAAAGCTGGAAAATAGGCGCGTGCTGCTGGTGGGCGGCGGGCCGGTGGCCCTGGAAAAGCTCGGCTCCATCCTGCGCCACAGCCCGGCCATGGCCGTGACATTAGTGGCCCCAAATATTCTGCCCGCCCTGCGCGAACTGGCCGCTCAGCACCCCCAAGTGCAGCTGCACCAACGCCCCTTCCTGGACGCCGACCTCGACGGCCACGACCTCCTGTTCCTGGCCACCAACGACCCGGCCCTGCACCGCTACATCGGCGCGGCGGCAGCGCAGCGCCGCCTGCTTACGCATGTGGCCGACGAGCCCGATTTGTGCGACTTCCAACTCTCGCCCGTGCCTGCCAAGGGCAACCTGGCAATGGCTGGTGCTGCCCACCGCGGCCCGGGCTACGAAACACCCGCCACCGCCTACTGGCGGCGGGTAGCCACGGGGGCGCTGGCCACGTTTGCGCTGTTCATTTTCATCAATATCCTTTCGTACTACGTCACCTGGCAGCAGGCTTGGGACCTGGCCCGCTCGTCGGGCACGTTCTACACGTTTGTAGCCGTAGGCTTTGCCGCGCAGCTCATCGACGGCATGCTGGGCATGGGCTACGGCGTGGTGTCGGCCATTAGCCTGATGTCGTTGGGGCTGAGCCCGGTATCGGTGAGCGCCAGCATTCACACGGCCGAAATGTTTGCCAGCGGGGCTTCGGGCTACCAGCACTACCGTTTTGGCAACGTCAATAAAAAGCTATTCCGGGTGCTGCTGCTGCCGGGCATCGCGGGCTCCATTGGCGGGGCGTATCTGCTCTCGCGCTTCGGCGAGGAGTACGCTAACTGGGTGAAGCCGCTGCTGGCCGCGTACCTGCTTATCCTCGGCCTGCGCATTCTCAGCAAAGCCCTGCGCCCCCAGCGCGACAAACGGCGCAAAGTGAAAAACGCCGGCTGGCTGGCCGGCGCCGGCGGCTTCCTCGACTCGTTCGGCGGCGGCGGCTGGGGCCCGCTGGTCACCAGCACCTTAATCACCAACGGCCGCACCCCGCGCTACGTCATCGGCACGGTGAGCCTGGTGGAGTTCTTCGTCACGTTCGCCAGCGCCTTCACCTTTTTCGCCATGAAGGGCCTTTCGCACTGGCAGATTGTGGCCGGCCTCATCGTGGGTGGCGTGGCGGCCGCACCCATTGCAGCCCGCCTGGCCGGCCGCATCCCCACCCGCTGGATGTTCGTGGGCGTGGGCCTGATGGTGATACTTTGGAGCCTTTGGGCGCTACGAAAAGTAGTCTTTTAA
- a CDS encoding leucyl aminopeptidase family protein, with protein MSLAIAHVAASPAQSTQVFILPHGTTALPASAAGDLPEAAARYVEKALADDQKLVHLNHFSHHHYFVVLADKPTTAQVAEQLRRAGHTLHGQLKTEKVAEVFIENHSGTANAALLLTEGLALSAYQFEGYKTDEKSQKPATLARVYLVGEAATVAEITDLEGLLEGVILARDLVNAPLNKLNAVQFAERMAEAGDKAGYTTDILDLAKIEALRMGGLLAVNLGSPEPPTFSILEYKPENAQNEKPYVLVGKGVVFDTGGLSLKPTPNSMDMMKCDMAGGAAVAGTLYALAKNNVPLHVIGLVPATDNRPGGLAYAPGDVLTMHSGLTVEVRNTDAEGRLLLADALSFAKRYEPELVIDLATLTGAAVRALGTEASASMGTAEPATLQKLAEAGHAVHERLVEFPLWDEYADHIKSDIADINNLGKGEAGHISAAKFLERFAVGYPWIHLDIAGPAYLTAPESYRGKGGTGVGVRLLYEFLTKQLA; from the coding sequence ATGTCCCTAGCTATTGCTCATGTCGCTGCCTCGCCGGCCCAGTCCACGCAGGTATTTATTCTGCCCCACGGCACCACTGCCCTCCCCGCTTCGGCCGCCGGCGACCTGCCCGAAGCAGCCGCCCGCTACGTGGAAAAAGCCCTGGCCGACGACCAGAAGCTCGTGCACCTCAACCATTTCAGCCACCACCACTATTTCGTGGTATTGGCCGATAAGCCCACCACCGCCCAGGTAGCTGAGCAGCTTCGCCGCGCCGGCCACACCCTGCACGGGCAGTTGAAAACGGAGAAAGTAGCAGAAGTTTTCATCGAAAACCACAGCGGCACCGCTAACGCTGCCCTGCTCCTCACCGAAGGGCTGGCCCTGAGCGCCTACCAATTTGAAGGTTACAAAACCGACGAAAAGTCGCAAAAGCCCGCCACGCTGGCCCGGGTCTACCTGGTGGGTGAAGCCGCAACTGTGGCCGAAATCACCGATTTGGAAGGCTTGCTGGAAGGCGTTATCCTGGCTCGCGACCTAGTCAACGCCCCGCTCAACAAGCTCAACGCCGTGCAGTTTGCCGAGCGCATGGCCGAAGCCGGCGACAAAGCCGGGTATACCACCGACATCCTCGACCTGGCCAAAATTGAAGCCCTGCGCATGGGTGGTTTGTTGGCTGTCAACCTCGGTTCGCCCGAGCCGCCCACCTTCAGCATCCTCGAATACAAGCCCGAAAACGCGCAAAACGAAAAGCCTTACGTCCTCGTCGGCAAAGGCGTGGTGTTCGATACCGGCGGCCTCAGCCTCAAGCCCACGCCCAACAGCATGGACATGATGAAGTGCGACATGGCCGGCGGCGCGGCCGTAGCCGGCACGCTCTACGCCTTGGCTAAAAACAACGTCCCACTGCACGTCATCGGCCTCGTGCCCGCCACCGACAACCGCCCCGGCGGCCTCGCCTATGCCCCTGGCGACGTCCTCACCATGCACTCCGGCCTCACTGTAGAGGTGCGAAATACCGACGCCGAAGGCCGCCTGCTCTTGGCCGACGCCCTAAGTTTCGCCAAACGCTACGAGCCCGAGTTGGTCATCGACCTGGCTACCCTCACCGGCGCGGCCGTGCGCGCCCTCGGCACCGAAGCCAGCGCCTCCATGGGCACCGCCGAGCCCGCCACCCTGCAAAAGCTCGCCGAAGCTGGCCACGCCGTGCATGAGCGCCTCGTGGAGTTTCCGCTTTGGGACGAATACGCCGACCACATCAAGTCCGACATCGCCGACATCAACAATCTCGGCAAGGGCGAAGCCGGCCACATCTCGGCCGCCAAGTTCCTGGAGCGCTTCGCCGTCGGCTACCCCTGGATTCACCTCGACATCGCCGGCCCCGCCTACCTCACCGCGCCCGAAAGCTACCGCGGCAAAGGCGGTACCGGCGTGGGCGTGCGCCTGCTGTATGAGTTCCTGACCAAGCAGCTGGCTTAA